One window of the Planctomycetia bacterium genome contains the following:
- a CDS encoding tyrosine-type recombinase/integrase: MPLLGAIAEGFDDWLIASGYTLTSRRCAIHMLTHVDAALRRRHSGDIASLTHEAIHASWRDLMKVFPNGAGTALSVERYLITAAVLTAGGSAPASASSRAVVLSEEYADHLRDVRGFAASTVSHHRYAAHCFLDHLRTKETPLDSLQAKDIEGYIGQVGKRISRASLQHEVAVVRGLLRYLATDGRAPVGVDRQIDTPRLYQMEKLPRALPWDLVIELLKSIDTGSAMGLRDYTMLLMIATYGLRASEVVAITLDDISWRQGRLRVHQCKTSAPLELPLTNEVLDALVRHLKCTPPPAPYRRIFLRMRAPMGLLKPTAIVEVFQSAVRHSGLKIPLQGAHCLRHSLAVHLLKNGTPLKTIGDILGHRTAQSTSVYLRLATGDLREVSLAVPGIRAKGGQ, from the coding sequence TTGCCGCTTCTGGGGGCAATCGCCGAAGGCTTTGACGACTGGCTCATCGCCAGCGGCTACACGTTGACATCGCGGCGATGCGCGATCCATATGCTGACCCATGTTGACGCCGCTCTGCGCCGACGTCACAGTGGCGACATTGCGAGCCTGACTCACGAGGCAATCCACGCGTCGTGGCGCGATCTGATGAAGGTTTTCCCGAATGGTGCTGGAACTGCGCTTTCGGTAGAGCGATATCTGATAACAGCGGCCGTCTTGACGGCGGGCGGATCGGCGCCGGCGTCTGCAAGTTCCCGAGCCGTGGTCTTGAGTGAGGAGTATGCTGATCACCTTCGAGATGTCCGCGGTTTCGCGGCTTCTACCGTTTCGCACCATCGATATGCGGCTCATTGCTTTCTCGATCATCTCCGAACGAAGGAGACGCCACTCGATTCACTCCAGGCCAAGGACATAGAAGGATACATTGGCCAAGTCGGTAAACGGATCAGCCGGGCCAGCCTTCAACACGAGGTTGCCGTCGTCCGCGGTCTGCTGCGTTATCTCGCAACCGACGGTAGAGCGCCTGTCGGAGTGGATCGCCAGATTGACACCCCGCGGCTGTATCAGATGGAAAAGCTCCCGCGTGCTCTTCCTTGGGATCTGGTGATAGAACTTCTGAAGTCCATCGACACCGGATCCGCGATGGGCCTGCGGGACTACACGATGCTGCTCATGATCGCGACTTATGGCCTGCGCGCCAGCGAGGTCGTGGCCATCACCCTCGACGACATCAGTTGGAGGCAGGGCCGCCTGCGAGTTCATCAGTGCAAGACCTCGGCGCCGTTGGAGTTGCCTCTGACCAACGAAGTTTTGGACGCCTTGGTGAGGCATTTGAAGTGCACTCCTCCGCCCGCGCCGTACCGACGAATCTTCCTCAGAATGCGCGCTCCGATGGGTTTGCTGAAGCCCACGGCGATTGTGGAGGTCTTTCAGTCCGCCGTGCGTCATAGTGGCCTGAAGATCCCCCTTCAAGGCGCGCATTGCCTTCGCCACTCGCTGGCGGTCCACTTATTGAAGAACGGAACCCCGCTCAAGACGATCGGTGACATACTCGGCCATCGCACGGCACAAAGCACGTCCGTTTATCTGCGCCTCGCGACTGGTGACCTCCGTGAAGTGTCTCTGGCTGTTCCTGGAATCCGAGCCAAAGGGGGGCAGTGA